TTCTGCCTCAGCCCTTGATGAAGAAATACAGCTTGATGCCTCGTAAACAGGCGATTGCTGGAATCCATCGTCCTCAGGACAACCGGGAAGGTCAGCAGGCCAGACAGCGGATGGTGTATGAAGAGCTGTTTCTGTTCCAGTTGAAGATGCAGGCGTATCGTGCGCTCAACCGGAATCGCATGGATGGTGTGGTGCATACCACGGACAATACGACAATTCGTGAGTTTGTTCGCAGTTTACCTTTTGAATTAACAGATGCTCAGAAAAAGGTGGAGCTTGAAATTCTGCATGATATGCGTTCGCCCTATGCAATGAATCGGTTATTGCAGGGTGATGTAGGATCGGGTAAAACGGTTATTGCGGCAATTGCACTATACACGACTGTTCGATCTGGGTTCCAAGGGGCTCTGATGGTGCCTACGGAGATTTTGGCGGAGCAGCATATGCGCTCACTGCAAAAGCTGTTTGAACCGTTTGGGGTAACTGTAGGGCTGTTAACGGGCAGTGTAAATGGGCGTAAACGTAAAGATCTGATCGCCTCGTTGCAAATGGGCATGATTGATATCGTGGTGGGTACACACGCCCTGATTCAGGAAGATGTTTTCTTCCGTGATCTGGGTCTTGTGGTGACGGACGAGCAGCATCGCTTCGGTGTGAATCAGCGCAGCGTTTTACGACGCAAAGGATATAATCCAGATGTGTTGACGATGACGGCTACGCCAATTCCACGGACACTTGCGATTACGGCTTTTGGGGATATTGAAGTATCCACGATCTCGGAGCGTCCGAAAGGACGGATTCCGATCTCTACGTATTGGGTCAAACACGATATGATGGAGCGAGTGCTTGGGTTTATATCCAGAGAAGTGGATCAGGGGCGTCAGGCTTATCTGATCTGTCCGCTCATTGAAGAGTCGGAGAAGCTGGATGTGCAGAATGCCATTGATCTGCATGTGCAGATGCAGCAGAACTTTCCAAAATATCGTGTAGGTCTGTTGCATGGCCGGATGACGGCTGCGGAGAAAGAAGAGATGATGCGCGACTTCTACAGCAATGATATTCAGTTGCTCGTCTCCACCACCGTTGTGGAGGTTGGGGTCGATGTGCCAAATGCCACGTTGATGGTCATTATGGACGCGGACCGCTTCGGTCTCTCCCAGCTGCATCAGCTTCGTGGTCGGGTCGGTCGTGGTGCGCATGCTTCCTATTGTGTACTCATTGCTGATCCTAAGACGGAGGTTGGACAAGAACGTATGAAGGTCATGACGGAAACCGAGGATGGATTCGAGGTATCTCGTCGGGATCTGGATCTCCGGGGTCCGGGTGATTTCTTTGGTACCAAACAGAGCGGATTGCCCGAGTTCCGTCTTGCCGATATGGTTGCCGATTTTGCTGTGCTGGAACAAGCCAGAGATGACGTGACCCACTTAATTGAGGATGCGACCTTCTGGACCTCTATGGACTATGCACCTCTGCGTGATTTCCTACAGCAACAGCAAGTATTCAAGGGTGATCTGATTGACTAAAGCTTGCCATAATAACGGTTTTTTCGTATTACCTTTGTAAAAAAAGACAAGTGTACAAGCCCTCCCGACATATGAATAAGAAGTGAGTTCATTCTTATGGGAGGTGCTATACGTTTTGGGTTATCAACAATATGGAATTAGTCCGCAGCTGGTGGAGCGGATCAAATTAAAGATGAAAAATCCCGCTGTCAAAGAGCGTATCAAAAAGTTGATTGATGGCGTAACCAAGTCTGATCTGCAAGATAAAGCCAAGGTCAGAAGGTTGGTCAAGTCTTCAGCTGTCATTATGAATGAGAATTTCTCTCCGGCGCAGGAGGAGCAGTTTGTTGCTTTTGTGCTCGCGCAGAAGATTGATCCGAACAATACGTTTCATTTGATTAAGCTGTGGGGGATGTTTAGGTAGGGATTTGATGTCATGTTGGGTGGGTTAAAGAGCTTTGTTTACACGGGGGCACTACGAGTGCAGTACCATCTTTCGATCGCTGTTATCCCCGGATTTTTTTGATTCCCTTTTCTAAAGGGTAAAATCCGGGGATAAAGGCGCACGCTTCGCTTCTTCAGATTGGTTCTGCCCTCTCCGTTGTTGTGTAAACGAAAGTACTTTAGAAAAGCCAAATTACACTCAAGTTGGTGTGGTAATGTAAAGAAGGGTGTTCCATTAAGTCATCTGACTAATGGAACACCCTTTTTTTGGTGGAGGTAGGGATGAAGAAGGTTTTAGTTGGGCTTTAAATTGTGTTTATGTATTTTCATCCGCTGCACTTTTACTTTTATCTTGGAAAGAGCTGATGAATATTAAAGTTATGAGTAGAACTACAATTATAGTGCTATTATAAGGATCTTCTTTTAAAATGTAGTCCTGTACAATTAAAGTCAGGATTGAAATAAACAAAATAATTTGCAGTACAACCTTTGTTGACCGATCAGGATTATTGGATCGTCTGGAGACAACATATAGGGTAAGCCATATTAGACTAAAAAGCAGAAGCAAACCTAGGAGTAGAATTGGCAAGCATGCATGAACACCTTTCTGTATTAATTTCATTGTATAATTGGAATAACATGACAACTAATTATAACATAGGTTTTTCTGGAATCGCAGATTTTCATAGAAGTTAAGGGAAGAACTATGGTGTGAATGGTGCAATATAGTTGATTTATTTTCACAGGATGGACTTTGCTTTCCTCCGGGGGGAGCGGTAAACTGTTGCATACGAGCATACGAGCATACGAGCATACGAGCATACGAGCATACGAGCATACGAGCATACGAGCATACGAGCATACGAGTGGATTAACGTCCTGGATTTTACTCTAAAAAGGTGTGGCTGTGTCGGTATGCATTTTATTTTTCAAACAGATGTGGAGGAAGTACGATTGGAAATGTTTACGATGCTGCTGGGTTTATTTGAACGGGCGGCGCTGTTGATTATATTTTTATTCTTTCTGTCGAGGGTGCCAAGGTTTAGGCAGATTCTGCAAAAGGGGAAATTAAGGTGGCAGGAGTCTATTGCGGTTACCTTGTTATTCTGTGCTTTTGCCATCTTCGGGACATATACGGGCATTAATGTTGAAGGTTCACTGGTAAACGTGCGGATCATCGCCGTGTTATCGGGTGGTATTTTGTTCGGAGCGCCTGTGGGTATTATTACGGGTATTGTCTCCGGGGTGCATCGGTATTTGATTGATATGGATGGAGTCACAGCTATACCGTGTCTAATCACGAGTATCCTGGCAGGTCTGGTCTCCGGATATATACATAAGTACACGCCCAAACCCAAGCGATGGATTATCGGTATTGGTGCCGGAATGATCTGTGAAGCGCTGACGATGTTATTAATCCTGTTATTTTCCTATCCCGATCCACTGGGTGCCGACATTGTTTCGAAGATTGCGCTGCCTATGATTCTGGGTGAAGTCAACATTGGGCTTATTGTGCTCTTGGTGCAGAGTGTTGAAGGGGAAAAGGAAATGATTGCAGCTCGTCAGGCGAAGCTGGCGCTTGAGATTGCAAACAAAACCTTGCCGTATTTCCGTTCGATTGATGAGGATTCTCTGCGCAAAATTTGCCGGATTATTCAGGAGGATATTCAGGCCGATGCGGTTGCAATTACAGATACCCGGAATGTACTGGCTTATGTAGGATTTGGCGAGGAACGATATCATATCGGTAATGAAATTATAAGTGAGATGACCAAGAAGACGATATCTAGCGGGGAGATTACGATCAGTAATGATGTCATTGATGAAAAAACACCCGATATCCACTCGCTGTTAATCATTCCGCTCAAAGAACGAGGAGACATTACAGGTGCGCTCAAAATCTATTATCGCAAAGCGTACAAAATTACGTATCCATTACAAACGATGGCTGTAGGTCTGTCGCAGATCATCTCAACCCAGATGGAGGTATCGCGGGTAGAGGAGATCAAGGCTGCTGCCAACAAAGCAGAGCTGCGTGCGTTACAGACAACTATTCATCCTCATTTTCTGTTTAATGCGTTAAATGCGATTGCATCATCCATCCGAACCAAACCGGATCGAGCGCGAGAGCTGATTGTGAACCTATCCGGGTACATGCGTTACAATCTGGAGCTGTCGGATGAGTTAATTGATATTCATAAGGAACTGGAGCAGGTCCGTAATTATGTAGAAATTGAGAAAGCCCGCTTCGGCAGCCGACTGAATGTGATCTATGAGATTGATGAGGTCGCGGTGCATATTCCGAGTCTTGTCATCCAGCCGCTCGTCGAAAATGCAATTATTCATGGCATTCTCAAGGTCAAAGGACCCGGGACTGTTCGAATTCGGGTACAGGATTATCCGGAGTTTGTGCGAATCAGTGTCAGTGATACAGGTGCAGGTATCAGTGCAGATATAATTGAACGTGTTTTACCATGACCGTATGCCTGGTAACCAGATCGGGCTATATAATGTACATCGCCGGGTTAAGCTTATCTATGGACAAGGTGTAACCATTACAAGGCTGGAACAAGGAACCGATATTTTATTTGATGTGCCCAAAGGAGATGTCGTAACAAGGTGATGATGGATCAATGAGAGCTCTTATTGTGGAAGACGAGATTCTGGCAAGTGAGGAATTGAATTATTTAATCCAGGAACATAGTCGGATTGAAGTGGTGGATCGCCTTGAAGATGGGCTGGATGTACTAAAGTTTTTGCAGGAACAAGAAGTAGATGTTATTTTTCTCGATATCAATATTCCCTCGCTGGACGGCATGATGCTGGCCCATCATATTGGGAAGTTTGCAACGAAACCCTACATTGTATTTACTACGGCGTATAAGGAACATGCAGCAGAAGCCTTTGAGTTGGAGGCGTTTGATTATATTCTGAAGCCGTATGACGAGAAGCGAATCGCTGCGATGCTCCATAAGCTGGAGATGGCTTTCAAGCGTGATCATACGCCGGTGGAGCAACATGTTGAGGATGGACCAGTTACTATGGTGGACGGATCTGCTGCACAGGGAGATCTGTTACGAGAACGAGATACGAATTCCCATACGGACAGAAGAATTAATCTGCTGCGGAATGACAATATTATTGTTACGGATACGGCAGACATCTACTATGCGGAAGCGCAAGAGAAGGTGACGAAGGTATATACCAAAAATGGTGAGTTCACCATGCCAGTGAGCATATCGGATTTTCACAGCCGACTGCCACAGGACACGTTCTTTCGCTGCCACCGTTCGTACGTCGTAAATCTGTCGCAGATCCGTGAAATTGTACCTTGGTTCAACAATACGTATCTGCTCCGCCTGCGCGATCTGGAGGCTGAAGTACCTGTAAGTCGCGGTAAGGTCAAAGAATTCAGGCAACTCATGCGCATCTAGAAGCATTTCATTCCGCATCTGATGCAACTCATGCTCAAAACGGTGTAGTGAATCCCCTTTCATGTATGATTAGCTTGTGAACGCATTCATGTATATGACATCGGCAAAGGGGAGATCACGATGAAAGCAGCAATTTCATCAGCACCTACATCAACATTTACACCTACAAAAATGAACCGCTGGCTTATTGTTTTGGGGACCATCATTGTACAAATGGGTCTTGGAACCATCTATACTTGGAGTTTATTTAATCAACCGTTGTCTGATCGTTTCGGATGGGACGTCAGCTCGG
The nucleotide sequence above comes from Paenibacillus sp. W2I17. Encoded proteins:
- the recG gene encoding ATP-dependent DNA helicase RecG, producing the protein MKLEEISVKQINGVSALKEGELHAFGISTVKDLLEYYPFRYEDYRLRSLSEVKDGDKITVQGQVMGIPVLQRYGKKSRLTCKIMTKEWMITATWFNRHFLKEQLTPNREIVITGKWEQKRMQMTVTDSEFPDKGDGRSGTLQPVYSVTGKLTQQWMRKTINQGLIQFGDMIPEILPQPLMKKYSLMPRKQAIAGIHRPQDNREGQQARQRMVYEELFLFQLKMQAYRALNRNRMDGVVHTTDNTTIREFVRSLPFELTDAQKKVELEILHDMRSPYAMNRLLQGDVGSGKTVIAAIALYTTVRSGFQGALMVPTEILAEQHMRSLQKLFEPFGVTVGLLTGSVNGRKRKDLIASLQMGMIDIVVGTHALIQEDVFFRDLGLVVTDEQHRFGVNQRSVLRRKGYNPDVLTMTATPIPRTLAITAFGDIEVSTISERPKGRIPISTYWVKHDMMERVLGFISREVDQGRQAYLICPLIEESEKLDVQNAIDLHVQMQQNFPKYRVGLLHGRMTAAEKEEMMRDFYSNDIQLLVSTTVVEVGVDVPNATLMVIMDADRFGLSQLHQLRGRVGRGAHASYCVLIADPKTEVGQERMKVMTETEDGFEVSRRDLDLRGPGDFFGTKQSGLPEFRLADMVADFAVLEQARDDVTHLIEDATFWTSMDYAPLRDFLQQQQVFKGDLID
- a CDS encoding stage VI sporulation protein F, with product MGYQQYGISPQLVERIKLKMKNPAVKERIKKLIDGVTKSDLQDKAKVRRLVKSSAVIMNENFSPAQEEQFVAFVLAQKIDPNNTFHLIKLWGMFR
- a CDS encoding LytTR family DNA-binding domain-containing protein, whose product is MRALIVEDEILASEELNYLIQEHSRIEVVDRLEDGLDVLKFLQEQEVDVIFLDINIPSLDGMMLAHHIGKFATKPYIVFTTAYKEHAAEAFELEAFDYILKPYDEKRIAAMLHKLEMAFKRDHTPVEQHVEDGPVTMVDGSAAQGDLLRERDTNSHTDRRINLLRNDNIIVTDTADIYYAEAQEKVTKVYTKNGEFTMPVSISDFHSRLPQDTFFRCHRSYVVNLSQIREIVPWFNNTYLLRLRDLEAEVPVSRGKVKEFRQLMRI